The Couchioplanes caeruleus sequence GAGATGGACAAGGTGGTCCACTTCGAGGTGCCGTTCGACGACGCCGAGCGCGCACACGGCTTCTACCGCGAGGCCTTCGGTTGGCAGCTTGCGACGATGCCGGAAATGTCCTACACGATGGTCACCACCACGCCGACCGACGACACCGGCGGCCCGGGAGAGCCCGGCGGCATCAACGGCGGCATGATGGCCCGCCAGGGGCCGATCACCTCGCCGGTCATCGTCATCGGCGTCGAGGACCTCGACGACAGCCTGGCCCGGATCGAGAAGCTCGGCGGCCGGGTCGAGATCGGCCGCGAGCCGGTCGGCGACATGGGCTTCGCGGCCTACGTCCGCGACACCGAGGGCAATCTGATCGGTCTCTGGCAGAGCGCCTAGGCAGGCCACGGCCGGTCTCTCGGAGCCGCCGGAGAATTTCTCGCCCATCCTCGGCAGAGGATGTCGAGAACGCGGCCCGCGGTCCGACCCAGCGGCGAAACGCGCCCGCAGCGGCGGGCGACGACATCTGGGAGACGCGATGAGATACATGCTGATG is a genomic window containing:
- a CDS encoding VOC family protein gives rise to the protein MDKVVHFEVPFDDAERAHGFYREAFGWQLATMPEMSYTMVTTTPTDDTGGPGEPGGINGGMMARQGPITSPVIVIGVEDLDDSLARIEKLGGRVEIGREPVGDMGFAAYVRDTEGNLIGLWQSA